A genomic stretch from Methylorubrum extorquens includes:
- the lipB gene encoding Lipoyltransferase (Lipoyl-[acyl-carrier protein]-protein-N-lipoyltransferase) (Lipoate-protein ligase B) (Evidence 2b : Function from indirect experimental evidences (e.g. phenotypes); Product type e : enzyme) produces MVWRVTDSLVDYQEAEAEMEARATAIARGEADELVWLLEHPPLYTAGTSAKSADLVEPERFPVHRTGRGGQYTYHGPGQRIAYVMLDLNRRRPDLRAYVASLEAWLIATLDAYNIRAERREDRVGVWVRRPDKGPTVEDKIAAIGIRVRRWVSLHGISLNVEPDLAHFSGIVPCGVREHGVTSLADLGRIVSLPEVDMALRAAFEPIFGPTRDEA; encoded by the coding sequence GTGGTCTGGCGCGTGACCGACAGCCTCGTCGATTACCAGGAGGCGGAGGCCGAGATGGAGGCCCGCGCCACGGCCATCGCCCGCGGCGAGGCGGATGAACTCGTCTGGCTCTTGGAGCATCCGCCGCTCTATACGGCGGGCACTTCGGCCAAGAGCGCCGACCTCGTCGAGCCGGAGCGCTTCCCCGTCCACCGCACGGGCCGGGGCGGACAATACACCTATCACGGGCCGGGCCAGCGCATCGCCTACGTGATGCTGGACCTCAACCGGCGCCGGCCCGACCTGCGGGCCTATGTGGCGAGCCTGGAGGCGTGGCTGATCGCGACGCTCGACGCCTACAACATCCGGGCCGAGCGCCGCGAGGACCGGGTCGGGGTCTGGGTGCGCCGGCCGGACAAGGGGCCGACCGTCGAGGACAAGATCGCGGCGATCGGCATTCGTGTGCGGCGCTGGGTGAGCCTGCACGGCATCAGCCTCAACGTCGAACCGGACCTCGCCCACTTCTCCGGCATCGTGCCCTGCGGCGTGCGCGAGCACGGGGTCACGAGCCTGGCCGATCTCGGCCGCATCGTCAGCCTGCCCGAGGTGGACATGGCGCTACGCGCCGCCTTCGAGCCGATCTTCGGCCCGACGCGCGACGAAGCCTGA
- a CDS encoding putative glycosyl transferase (Evidence 3 : Putative function from multiple computational evidences; Product type e : enzyme), which translates to MPPVSPTPSRLDTLIAIPVRNEAERIARCLTAIDRQTGLAPGRLGLVLFLNNCTDDTAEIVARFVPALSIPVRVIERVHAGAHAGWARRAAMDAAVAWLEAEGTASATATLLTTDADSIVPPDWVAANLAALEAGADAVAGRVELIPEEAALLPPSLPARGRLEDTYDALITEMEARIDPDPHDPWPCHRTTIGASLAVRLPAYRDVGGMPEIPLGEDGAFVGALLQRGFRVRHDRAVLVLISARLTGRAAGGVADTIRSRCEEPDALCDARMEAVPRALHRYVWRARLRRLYDEGRLTRDLAWARRLGITEAEARRIAALPRVGEIVAAVDRASPRLAYRPLMPRQLPGQIRLARLVLPLLRAGLRLRRATPSARPVAPTATADA; encoded by the coding sequence GTGCCGCCCGTTTCCCCCACGCCGTCGCGCCTCGACACCCTCATCGCCATCCCCGTGCGCAACGAGGCCGAGCGGATCGCCCGCTGCCTGACGGCGATCGACCGGCAGACCGGCCTCGCGCCGGGGCGGCTCGGGCTCGTGCTGTTCCTCAACAACTGCACCGACGACACGGCGGAGATCGTCGCCCGTTTCGTGCCGGCGCTGTCGATTCCCGTCCGGGTGATCGAGCGCGTTCATGCCGGGGCGCATGCGGGCTGGGCGCGCCGCGCGGCGATGGACGCGGCGGTCGCGTGGCTCGAAGCGGAGGGGACGGCCTCCGCGACGGCGACGCTCCTGACCACCGACGCCGACAGCATCGTCCCGCCGGATTGGGTCGCGGCCAACCTCGCCGCCCTGGAGGCGGGCGCTGACGCGGTCGCCGGCCGGGTCGAACTGATCCCGGAGGAGGCGGCCCTGCTGCCGCCCTCGCTGCCCGCCCGCGGCCGGCTGGAGGACACCTACGACGCGCTCATCACTGAGATGGAGGCGCGCATCGATCCCGATCCGCACGATCCCTGGCCCTGCCACCGCACCACCATCGGCGCCTCGCTCGCCGTGCGGCTTCCCGCCTACCGCGACGTCGGCGGCATGCCGGAAATCCCGCTCGGCGAGGACGGCGCCTTCGTCGGCGCGCTGCTCCAGCGGGGCTTTCGCGTGCGCCATGACCGGGCGGTGTTGGTGCTGATCTCGGCCCGCCTCACCGGCCGCGCGGCCGGCGGCGTTGCCGACACGATCCGCTCCCGCTGCGAGGAGCCCGACGCCCTGTGCGACGCCCGCATGGAGGCCGTGCCCCGCGCGCTTCATCGCTACGTCTGGCGCGCACGGCTGCGTCGCCTCTACGACGAGGGCCGGCTCACCCGCGATCTCGCCTGGGCGCGCCGGCTCGGCATCACCGAGGCGGAAGCCCGCCGCATCGCCGCCCTGCCGCGGGTCGGCGAGATCGTCGCGGCGGTCGATCGCGCCAGCCCGCGCCTCGCCTACCGCCCGCTGATGCCGCGACAGCTCCCCGGCCAGATCCGGCTCGCCCGCCTCGTGCTGCCGCTGCTGCGCGCGGGTCTCCGCCTGCGCCGGGCAACGCCGTCCGCACGCCCGGTCGCCCCAACGGCCACCGCCGACGCGTAA
- a CDS encoding putative membrane transport protein (Evidence 3 : Putative function from multiple computational evidences; Product type t : transporter), whose protein sequence is MTTDPVTTRLLRQALPVVTTLASMLLVVTLAGALYFGRDILVPVALAILLSFVLVPAVRALRRVRVPRVAAVLLVVVLAFGLLGAIGSLIAREAAQLATDLPRYSLTLRDKITALRAATAERGSLSDTFSGFFDMAEEIGKELQPPAAKTESETNAPLGTAERPMQVEIHAPRSGLLTTLGSVAGGVLHPLATLGLILLFTIFILLQREDLRNRAIRLAGSSDLRRTTAAIDDATSRLSRFFVAQLILNVAFGLVIGVGLWFIGVPSPILFGVIAGISRFVPYVGAVLSAALPLAIAVAVDPGWSMAIQVAILFVVIEPIAGHVVEPLLYGHSTGISPIAVILAATIWTFLWGPIGLLLATPLTVCLVVLGRHVERLWFLDVILGDRPALGPQEIFYQRMLAGDPAEAVDQGRLFLKERALVTYYDEVVLPGLRMAQEDAARGMLDRERQGEVGAGFRTVVEALGLARKRGMPRRSRKPIGAEAEAAFAAVGPDRHTAGIVLGPDDLASAWRGEAPVLCVPSGGAFDEAATLMLAQTLSRHGLGARVAPGDALRNGLPEGERPAMICFSYLDPISLSQIRLTIRRARKAAPGVTILVGFWRERDPASLGRLRRAISADLLVTSLSDALDAALARARAGNAAPASPRLRQAAE, encoded by the coding sequence ATGACCACCGATCCGGTCACCACGCGGCTCCTGCGGCAGGCGCTGCCGGTGGTGACGACGCTCGCCTCGATGCTGCTGGTCGTGACGCTCGCCGGCGCGCTGTATTTCGGCCGCGACATCCTCGTGCCGGTGGCGCTCGCCATCCTGCTGAGCTTCGTCCTCGTGCCCGCCGTGCGGGCCCTGCGGCGCGTCCGCGTGCCGCGGGTGGCGGCGGTGCTGCTGGTAGTGGTGCTCGCGTTCGGCCTGCTCGGCGCGATCGGCAGCCTGATCGCTCGCGAGGCGGCGCAGCTCGCGACCGATCTGCCGCGCTACTCGCTGACCCTGCGCGACAAGATCACGGCCCTGCGCGCCGCCACCGCCGAGCGCGGAAGCCTGTCGGACACCTTCTCCGGCTTCTTCGACATGGCCGAGGAGATCGGCAAGGAGTTGCAGCCGCCCGCCGCCAAGACCGAGTCCGAGACCAACGCGCCGCTCGGCACGGCGGAGCGGCCGATGCAGGTCGAGATCCACGCCCCCCGCTCCGGGCTGCTGACGACGCTCGGCAGCGTGGCGGGCGGGGTGCTGCACCCGCTGGCGACGCTTGGCCTGATCCTCCTGTTCACGATCTTCATCCTGCTCCAGCGCGAGGATCTGCGAAACCGCGCGATCCGGCTGGCGGGATCGAGCGACCTGCGCCGCACCACCGCGGCGATCGACGACGCCACGAGCCGGCTCAGCCGGTTCTTCGTGGCGCAGCTCATCCTCAACGTCGCCTTCGGCCTCGTGATCGGTGTGGGCCTGTGGTTCATCGGCGTGCCGAGCCCGATCCTGTTCGGCGTCATCGCCGGCATCTCGCGCTTCGTGCCCTATGTCGGCGCGGTGCTCTCGGCGGCGCTGCCGCTCGCCATCGCCGTGGCCGTCGATCCCGGCTGGTCGATGGCGATCCAAGTCGCGATCCTGTTCGTCGTGATCGAGCCGATCGCCGGTCACGTGGTCGAGCCGCTGCTCTACGGGCACTCGACCGGCATCTCGCCGATTGCGGTGATCCTCGCGGCGACGATCTGGACCTTCCTGTGGGGGCCGATCGGGCTCCTGCTCGCCACCCCGCTGACGGTCTGCCTCGTGGTGCTCGGCCGCCATGTCGAGCGGCTGTGGTTCCTCGACGTGATCCTTGGCGACCGCCCGGCGCTCGGCCCCCAGGAGATCTTCTACCAGCGCATGCTGGCGGGCGATCCGGCCGAGGCCGTCGATCAGGGGCGGCTGTTCCTGAAGGAGCGGGCGCTCGTGACCTATTACGACGAGGTCGTGCTTCCGGGCCTGCGCATGGCCCAGGAAGATGCGGCGCGCGGCATGCTCGACCGGGAGCGGCAGGGCGAGGTCGGCGCCGGCTTCCGCACGGTGGTCGAGGCGCTGGGACTGGCGCGCAAGCGCGGCATGCCGCGGCGCTCGCGCAAGCCCATCGGGGCCGAGGCCGAGGCCGCCTTCGCCGCGGTGGGGCCGGACCGGCACACCGCCGGCATCGTGCTCGGCCCGGACGACTTGGCTTCGGCCTGGCGCGGCGAGGCGCCGGTCCTGTGCGTGCCGAGCGGAGGCGCCTTCGACGAGGCCGCGACGCTGATGCTCGCTCAGACGCTCTCCCGCCACGGGCTCGGGGCGCGGGTGGCACCGGGCGACGCGTTGCGGAACGGTCTGCCCGAGGGCGAGCGCCCGGCGATGATCTGCTTCTCCTATCTCGACCCGATCAGCCTGTCGCAGATCCGCCTGACCATCCGCCGCGCCCGCAAGGCCGCGCCGGGCGTGACGATCCTCGTCGGCTTCTGGCGCGAGCGCGACCCGGCCTCCCTCGGCCGCCTGCGCCGGGCGATCTCCGCCGACCTGCTCGTGACCTCGCTGAGCGACGCCCTCGACGCCGCACTGGCGCGGGCGCGGGCCGGGAACGCCGCTCCGGCCTCGCCCCGGCTTCGGCAGGCGGCGGAGTAG
- a CDS encoding putative response regulator receiver (Evidence 3 : Putative function from multiple computational evidences; Product type r : regulator) has protein sequence MSGKILLVEDHEEIWDFLSRRLKRRGYEVVLAHDGEAGVQQARAAQPNVILLDMNLPILDGWSTARALKAATDTRAIPIIALTAHAMSGDRDKAIQAGCDDYHPKPIDFPKLLTQIGTAIGAGD, from the coding sequence GTGTCGGGCAAAATCCTGCTGGTGGAAGACCACGAGGAGATCTGGGATTTCCTGTCCCGCCGGCTCAAGCGCCGCGGCTACGAGGTCGTGCTCGCCCATGACGGCGAGGCGGGCGTGCAGCAGGCCCGCGCCGCCCAGCCCAACGTGATCCTGCTGGACATGAACCTGCCGATCCTCGACGGGTGGTCGACCGCCCGCGCCCTGAAGGCCGCGACCGATACCCGCGCCATCCCGATCATCGCGCTGACCGCCCACGCCATGTCGGGCGACCGCGACAAGGCGATCCAGGCCGGCTGCGACGACTATCACCCCAAACCGATCGATTTCCCCAAACTGCTCACCCAGATCGGCACGGCGATCGGGGCGGGGGATTGA
- a CDS encoding putative flagellar motor switch protein FliN (Evidence 3 : Putative function from multiple computational evidences; Product type f : factor): MAVLDELQVDLKVVLGRSHMPLHMLLRMGRGAVIELEATETDMVEILANDHPIARGQIVVTGNRISVEVTELIRKAEVVRTPGVTIGEGAVPILDDVGTMP, from the coding sequence GTGGCGGTCCTGGACGAATTGCAGGTCGATCTCAAGGTCGTGCTGGGGCGCAGCCACATGCCGTTGCACATGCTGCTGCGCATGGGCCGCGGGGCGGTGATCGAGCTGGAGGCCACCGAGACCGACATGGTCGAGATCCTCGCCAACGATCACCCGATCGCCCGCGGGCAGATCGTGGTGACCGGCAACCGCATCTCCGTGGAGGTGACCGAGCTGATCCGCAAGGCCGAGGTGGTGCGCACTCCCGGCGTGACCATCGGCGAGGGCGCCGTGCCGATCCTCGACGACGTGGGCACGATGCCCTGA
- a CDS encoding conserved protein of unknown function; putative membrane protein (Evidence 4 : Unknown function but conserved in other organisms), protein MIVLYGIALLAGIATAVQPGQSTQLAKSFGEQPFAAGLVSMLVGTVTMLGIGLATGRLQLPSLQQAGQTPIWAWFGGALGAGVILAQLFVAQRIGAAAFLGLLVTAGVVTSITLDHFGLEGFAVHPASVTRLLGGALMIAGVALVALS, encoded by the coding sequence ATGATCGTCCTCTACGGCATTGCCCTGCTCGCCGGCATCGCCACGGCCGTCCAGCCCGGCCAAAGCACGCAGCTCGCCAAATCCTTCGGCGAGCAGCCCTTCGCGGCCGGGCTCGTCTCGATGCTGGTCGGCACCGTCACCATGCTCGGCATCGGCCTCGCGACCGGGCGGCTGCAGCTGCCGAGCCTTCAGCAGGCCGGCCAGACGCCGATCTGGGCCTGGTTCGGTGGTGCGCTCGGCGCTGGCGTCATCCTGGCCCAGCTCTTCGTCGCGCAGCGGATCGGCGCGGCGGCCTTCCTCGGCCTTCTCGTGACCGCGGGCGTCGTCACCTCGATCACGCTCGATCATTTCGGGCTCGAAGGCTTCGCCGTCCATCCCGCGAGCGTCACGCGCCTTCTCGGCGGGGCGCTGATGATCGCCGGCGTCGCCCTGGTGGCCCTGTCCTGA